Proteins from a genomic interval of Lolium perenne isolate Kyuss_39 chromosome 1, Kyuss_2.0, whole genome shotgun sequence:
- the LOC127306613 gene encoding mitochondrial inner membrane protein OXA1, which translates to MAFAAAARRNLASGGLSDLLTRRLHPSLTHLLPSDSTGDPRKPSPLPPPPAPRSLHSALAPCGCGTSQTLNFLPFGLHLLPGPPRRSFSSSSSRDPDFTDVLTDAAHAGAPAAAPASFPGEVAWAAEDSSPAVAAAQHLIDAVHSFTGFNWWISIALSTVLLRCVVSTVWMFYLKSGHVLRQEVEHFGKLVKNAKDHASKEEAAEAGRYILKKLGLLTILPPIATTYTFITLYTAISNMVEKVPSLNAGGAFWFTDLTTPDALCIFPMITSLFIMLRVELDRSAIRRCKECTRKRDRVKKVWRAISLLSMLWTTTLPQAISCSFVAWSFVGLVERRALHQPAVQPILVGAPFKSDLGCSSCAGLNGPTAKDSSSPVKEQSPVKEQEQPVPPKTGKSSAASAHRDDSDKKSTKGS; encoded by the exons ATGGCGTTCGCCGCCGCCGCGAGGAGAAACCTCGCCTCCGGCGGCCTCTCCGATCTCCTCACCCGCCGCCTCCATCCTTCGCTCACCCATCTGCTTCCATCTGATTCCACCGGCGATCCCCGAAAACCGTCGCCCCTTCCACCCCCGCCCGCGCCTCGGTCGCTCCATTCCGCGCTCGCCCCTTGCGGATGCGGTACATCCCAAACCCTAAACTTCCTCCCATTCGGTCTCCACCTCCTCCCCgggccaccccgccgcagcttctcctcctcctcctcccgcgacccCGACTTCACCGACGTCCTCACCGATGCCGCTCATGCCGGGGCGCCCGCGGCGGCCCCGGCGAGCTTCCCCGGCGAGGTGGCGTGGGCCGCGGAGGACTCGTCGCCGGCCGTCGCGGCGGCGCAGCATCTCATCGACGCGGTCCATTCCTTCACCGGTTTTAACTG GTGGATTTCCATTGCTCTATCCACGGTGCTGCTGCGATGTGTGGTGTCTACAGTGTGGATGTTTTACTTAAAGAGCGGACAT GTGCTGCGTCAGGAAGTGGAGCACTTTGGCAAGTTGGTAAAGAAT GCTAAGGATCATGCATCAAAGGAAGAAGCTGCAGAGGCAGGACGTTATATTCTCAAAAA GTTAGGTCTTCTGACAATTCTTCCACCCATTGCGACAACGTACACCTTTATAACTCTTTATACTGCT ATATCAAACATGGTTGAGAAAGTCCCATCTTTAAATGCGGGTGGTGCATTCTGGTTTACTGATCTGACGACCCCTGATGCTCTTTGCATCTTTCCCATGATAACATCACTGTTCATCATGCTTCGTGTTGAG CTTGATCGCAGTGCGATAAGGAGATGTAAAGAATGCACTCGCAAGAGGGACAGAGTAAAGAAGGTCTGGAGAGCAATATCTCTTTTATCTATGCTGTGGACAACAACCCTTCCTCAG GCGATTTCTTGTTCCTTCGTTGCGTGGAGCTTTGTGGGTCTTGTAGAAAGGAGAG CTCTTCATCAGCCAGCTGTGCAGCCAATACTAGTTGGCGCACCCTTCAAGTCAGACCTTGGATGTTCCTCTTGTGCTGGATTAAACGGGCCAACTGCTAAAGATTCCTCGTCTCCTGTCAAAGAACAGTCTCCTGTCAAAGAACAGGAACAACCAGTTCCCCCAAAGACAGGGAAATCTTCTGCCGCTAGCGCTCATAGAGACGACTCTGATAAGAAATCGACCAAAGGCAGTTAA